A DNA window from Camelina sativa cultivar DH55 chromosome 17, Cs, whole genome shotgun sequence contains the following coding sequences:
- the LOC104755112 gene encoding nicotianamine synthase 3-like, producing MGCQDEQLVKTICDLYEKISKLESLKPSEDVNILFKQLVSTCIPPNPSIDVTKMSDTVQEIRLNLIKICGEAEGHLEHHFSSILTSFQDNPLNHLNIFPYYNNYLKLGKLEFDLLTQNLNGFVPKNVAFIGSGPLPLTSIVLASSHLKDTIFHNFDIDPSANSLASQLVSSDPDISQRMFFHTVDIMDVKESLKSFDVVFLAALVGMNKEDKVKVIEHLQKHMDPGAVLMLRSAHGLRAFLYPIVEPCDLQGFEVLSIYHPTDDVINSVVISKKLPIVSTGNVVVGGPSCLLQPCNCSKIHAIMSKKKNMMIEEFGAREEQLS from the coding sequence ATGGGTTGCCAAGACGAACAATTGGTGAAAACTATATGCGACCTCTACGAGAAGATCTCGAAGCTCGAGAGTCTAAAACCATCTGAAGATGTTAACATTCTCTTCAAGCAGCTCGTGTCCACATGCATCCCACCTAACCCTAGCATCGACGTAACCAAGATGAGTGACACAGTCCAAGAGATTCGACTTAACCTCATCAAGATCTGCGGCGAAGCCGAAGGTCACTTAGAACATCATTTCTCTTCCATCTTGACCTCTTTCCAAGACAACCCACTTAACCATTTAAACATTTTCCCTTACTACAACAACTATCTCAAACTTGGAAAGCTCGAATTCGACCTCCTCACGCAAAACCTAAATGGTTTTGTTCCAAAAAATGTGGCTTTCATTGGATCTGGTCCCCTCCCTCTCACTTCAATCGTTCTTGCTTCATCCCATCTCAAAGACACAATCTTTCACAACTTTGATATCGACCCATCAGCGAACTCACTCGCTTCTCAACTGGTTTCCTCTGATCCAGACATATCTCAACGCATGTTCTTCCACACCGTTGATATAATGGATGTGAAAGAGAGCTTGAAGAGCTTCGATGTCGTGTTTTTAGCTGCTCTTGTAGGAATGAACAAAGAGGATAAAGTTAAAGTGATCGAGCATCTGCAGAAACACATGGATCCAGGTGCTGTGCTCATGCTGAGGAGTGCTCATGGCCTGAGAGCGTTTCTTTATCCGATCGTTGAGCCGTGTGATCTTCAAGGGTTCGAGGTTTTGTCTATTTATCACCCGACagatgatgttatcaactccgtGGTGATCTCAAAAAAGCTTCCTATTGTTTCAACTGGGAATGTCGTCGTTGGTGGACCGTCATGCTTGCTCCAGCCGTGCAACTGTTCCAAGATCCACGCGATaatgagcaagaagaagaacatgatgATCGAAGAGTTTGGAGCGAGGGAGGAACAGTTGTCTTAA